One segment of Paenibacillus rhizovicinus DNA contains the following:
- a CDS encoding Gfo/Idh/MocA family protein: MRIGLAGCGWHSRATHGPCLKRYRETHADLVLAACCDVNTEAAEAFRADFGFSRAYSSFQEMLENERLDAVWIVVSVEYTASLALQAMDAGIPVFLEKPPGIDSAETQLLQERAAKLGIPHRVAFNRRFAPLTRKLIARLNAAPSRRIYNIAYEMIRIDRTDADFSTTAVHAIDAARFIAGSDYAELQFRYEELEDVGPGVANIIADGLFENGVRVQLLCYPYSGVAMEKVTVRGEGFSCEMQLPLLEGVGQTASMKYAEKGRGEVYQAEGDWLEAFGFYDENASFIDALREGWPLRDDLRSSRQSIDVMEAIRGRAIAYRK, encoded by the coding sequence ATGAGGATCGGCCTCGCCGGCTGCGGCTGGCATTCCAGGGCTACGCATGGCCCTTGTTTGAAGCGATATCGGGAGACGCATGCGGATCTCGTGCTGGCTGCCTGCTGCGACGTGAATACGGAAGCGGCCGAAGCTTTCCGCGCGGATTTCGGATTCTCGCGCGCCTATTCGAGCTTTCAAGAGATGCTGGAAAACGAACGGCTGGATGCGGTATGGATCGTCGTGTCGGTCGAATACACCGCCTCGCTGGCGCTGCAAGCGATGGATGCGGGCATTCCCGTCTTCCTGGAAAAGCCTCCGGGCATCGACTCGGCAGAGACGCAGCTGCTGCAAGAACGGGCGGCCAAGCTTGGCATTCCGCACCGCGTTGCGTTCAACCGGCGGTTCGCTCCGCTGACCCGCAAGCTGATCGCCCGCTTGAACGCGGCGCCGAGCAGACGAATCTACAACATCGCGTACGAGATGATCCGCATCGACCGGACGGATGCCGACTTCTCGACGACCGCGGTCCATGCCATCGACGCTGCCCGGTTCATTGCCGGCTCCGATTACGCCGAGCTGCAATTCCGCTATGAAGAGCTTGAAGATGTAGGCCCGGGCGTAGCGAATATTATCGCGGATGGCCTATTCGAGAACGGCGTTCGCGTCCAGCTGCTTTGTTATCCGTACTCCGGCGTGGCGATGGAGAAGGTCACCGTCCGCGGAGAAGGCTTCTCCTGCGAGATGCAGCTGCCGCTGCTGGAAGGCGTCGGTCAGACCGCTTCGATGAAGTACGCGGAGAAGGGAAGAGGCGAGGTCTACCAAGCGGAAGGCGATTGGCTGGAAGCTTTCGGCTTCTACGACGAGAATGCGAGCTTCATCGACGCGCTGCGGGAGGGATGGCCGCTGCGGGACGACTTGCGCTCCTCGCGGCAGTCGATCGATGTGATGGAAGCGATACGGGGGCGGGCGATAGCTTACCGGAAGTAA
- a CDS encoding helix-turn-helix domain-containing protein, whose translation MRSIQRFKMISGSLFIQLLLSFLAILVPLLSFFFFSFTLLKKHAAAEVIRYNTLNMNRTIDKYENHFSQIRSIGLDLLLDEKLASLDRSAIDYINARLLMKSINGYLSHTDIAAQNIFISFKQSDFVISSDRGADAQEMFARYYHSDDYGPDFWTSQFDQPGSFRILPASDFSEVSANQASFLGRYIPVVIRNSYLPDYQVIIMLDADKMLASFNDSAHDQFMMLGTGGSSLFAENVSKLQSLPALPQGKHYAKSGKDFYFYRTGNVTGIQYVNIVPDNIVTDSLRNMNKVLVTLLLLFTILSFGAAWFFTKRFHNPIKGIMKSIQELNTPSSVQSNIHEFQFIHDQVRHLVQTNNTIDQANSRKNSLLSYYAFMNKIKNIKVSDQEIYDFAIEVPYRLLLFRLQFTPAFYADIDENEGRASYFVREYIDSHLKEHVQTQTVQLERDQILSLVSGDAVHEDIPAFIDQLKEIFDLDQRYWSITIGVGDLYRHSSDLTTGYEQVLALMGNRKLENMTQIITLADPPPEWHTPLTRAQEQELDMNLAAGNRESVLRIVCKVFGTMEKKAATAEQFYAFADSLTQLAAKSLDALQLDAASLQRYLSSAGRVRGCSNIEELRQYVVGLLTFAADRIHERKASRDNIIDFVTNYMEEHYRDDITLDILSDKLNISASYLSTYFKTKTGMNFIDYINNYRIDLAKSLLKGADMRIQDVASEVGYQNINSFNRMFKKISGITPSEFRKQHYILEG comes from the coding sequence ATGAGAAGCATTCAGCGATTCAAGATGATTTCGGGTTCCCTGTTTATCCAGTTGCTGCTGAGCTTTCTAGCCATCCTCGTCCCGCTCCTATCCTTCTTCTTCTTCTCCTTCACGCTGCTTAAGAAGCACGCCGCCGCCGAAGTCATCCGCTACAACACGCTCAATATGAATCGGACGATCGATAAATACGAGAATCATTTCAGCCAAATCCGCAGCATCGGTCTCGACCTGCTGCTAGACGAGAAGCTCGCGTCGCTCGACCGATCGGCGATCGATTATATCAATGCCCGCCTGTTGATGAAATCGATTAACGGCTACTTGAGTCATACGGACATCGCGGCCCAGAACATCTTCATTTCCTTCAAACAAAGCGATTTCGTTATCTCAAGCGACCGCGGCGCGGATGCGCAAGAAATGTTCGCGAGGTATTACCACAGCGACGATTACGGGCCGGACTTCTGGACCTCCCAATTCGATCAGCCCGGAAGCTTTCGGATTCTTCCGGCATCCGATTTCAGCGAGGTATCCGCCAATCAAGCCTCGTTCCTAGGCAGATACATACCAGTCGTGATACGGAACTCCTACTTGCCCGACTATCAAGTCATAATTATGCTGGATGCGGACAAAATGCTGGCAAGCTTCAACGATTCCGCGCACGATCAGTTTATGATGCTGGGTACGGGCGGCAGCAGCCTGTTCGCAGAGAACGTCAGCAAGCTTCAATCGCTGCCGGCTTTGCCGCAGGGCAAGCACTACGCGAAGAGCGGAAAGGACTTTTATTTCTACCGAACTGGCAACGTTACCGGCATTCAATACGTCAACATCGTTCCGGACAATATCGTGACGGACAGTCTCAGAAACATGAACAAAGTGCTGGTCACGCTTCTGCTGCTTTTTACGATACTGAGCTTTGGCGCGGCCTGGTTCTTCACGAAACGGTTCCATAATCCGATCAAAGGCATCATGAAATCGATTCAGGAGCTGAACACTCCCTCTTCCGTGCAAAGCAATATTCACGAATTCCAGTTTATTCATGACCAAGTCCGCCACCTCGTGCAGACCAATAATACGATCGACCAAGCCAACTCTCGCAAAAACTCGCTGCTGAGCTATTATGCATTCATGAATAAAATCAAAAATATCAAGGTGAGCGATCAGGAAATCTATGATTTTGCCATTGAAGTACCTTATCGTCTCCTGCTGTTCCGCCTCCAATTCACGCCTGCCTTTTACGCGGATATCGACGAGAACGAGGGCAGAGCCTCTTATTTCGTCAGGGAATATATCGATTCTCATCTGAAGGAGCATGTCCAGACGCAAACGGTCCAACTGGAGCGCGATCAGATCTTGTCGCTCGTATCCGGAGATGCCGTGCACGAGGATATTCCGGCGTTTATCGATCAACTGAAGGAAATCTTCGATCTCGATCAGCGCTATTGGTCCATTACGATCGGTGTCGGAGACTTATATCGCCATTCTTCCGATCTCACGACGGGTTACGAGCAAGTACTAGCTTTAATGGGGAACCGGAAGCTCGAGAATATGACCCAGATCATCACGCTCGCGGACCCGCCGCCCGAATGGCACACGCCGCTGACGAGAGCGCAGGAGCAGGAATTGGATATGAACTTAGCCGCGGGGAATCGCGAGTCCGTCCTGCGCATCGTATGTAAAGTATTCGGGACCATGGAGAAGAAAGCGGCAACCGCGGAGCAGTTCTATGCATTCGCGGACAGCTTGACGCAACTGGCCGCCAAAAGCCTTGACGCTCTTCAGCTCGATGCCGCGTCGCTGCAGCGTTATCTGTCGTCGGCAGGCCGCGTGCGGGGCTGCTCGAATATCGAGGAGCTGCGGCAATACGTCGTTGGACTGCTGACTTTCGCCGCGGACCGAATCCACGAGCGGAAAGCGTCGCGCGATAACATTATCGATTTCGTTACGAATTACATGGAAGAGCATTATCGCGACGATATTACGCTCGATATTTTGTCGGATAAGCTGAATATATCGGCCAGCTACTTATCGACATATTTTAAGACGAAGACGGGCATGAACTTCATCGATTACATCAACAATTATCGGATCGACCTTGCCAAGTCGCTGCTCAAGGGCGCCGACATGCGCATACAGGACGTGGCGTCCGAAGTCGGCTATCAGAATATCAATTCCTTCAACCGGATGTTCAAGAAGATCAGCGGTATTACGCCCAGCGAATTTCGCAAACAGCATTATATTCTGGAAGGCTAA
- a CDS encoding extracellular solute-binding protein, translating into MGKRFVAILFMIIALGSAAACSGNEGQSTTDANNGTTRVASDASSEPPAGQASGTMSVTYMDGMWDAVIPSAQGPAVSAIDKKFNIDFKPRFSYMQEYPEKLAVTMAGGELPDMIGLEGPDANFMKWAKQGAFLPLNDEIKRYPALSGIPERIWHSVTVDGSIYAIPRWFTTKYGKQPVIRQDWLDNLGLKMPTNYEELLDVLVAFAKDDPDRNGKNDTYGLGLSSVDTGMLYGAAMGVEWDSTAWYEKNDRGQLVPGLITNGNKEQVDFLAKLYAAGALTKDWAVSKANDVRNDFFSGKYGMYFEQPYDFSEKRFASLRTLQPAAKLAVIPPFKQDDGQSGFTSTGKGFYQMIMLNANLKDNPEKIDRILGMLDYMSAWIPWEDRNPQNPDFDWQYGGEGKGYAMKDGVAVETIDGQDLRPKNYLVGRYWAPNDEAVQLPGAFTDPLAKQFVQDAVNTLQSVKFYQNPVDAIVSPLKETNEAELERDFNAHVTRMIVGSESMANWDAAVKWYLDDGGQAIIDEVNRMLDEEQIQPGWG; encoded by the coding sequence ATGGGAAAGCGGTTCGTCGCGATCTTGTTCATGATCATCGCGTTAGGATCAGCTGCGGCTTGCAGCGGCAACGAAGGCCAATCAACGACGGACGCTAATAATGGGACGACAAGGGTTGCATCCGACGCTTCATCAGAACCCCCTGCCGGCCAAGCGAGCGGAACGATGTCCGTTACTTATATGGACGGCATGTGGGATGCGGTTATCCCATCTGCCCAAGGTCCGGCCGTATCGGCGATCGATAAGAAATTCAATATCGATTTCAAGCCGCGCTTCTCTTATATGCAGGAGTATCCCGAGAAGCTGGCGGTCACGATGGCGGGCGGCGAGCTGCCGGATATGATCGGTCTGGAAGGCCCGGATGCCAATTTCATGAAATGGGCGAAGCAGGGCGCGTTCCTACCGTTGAACGATGAAATCAAGCGTTACCCGGCGCTCTCCGGAATTCCCGAGCGCATATGGCATTCCGTAACCGTGGACGGCAGCATCTATGCGATTCCGAGATGGTTCACGACGAAGTACGGCAAACAGCCGGTCATCCGGCAGGACTGGCTGGACAATCTCGGCCTTAAGATGCCGACGAATTACGAGGAACTGCTTGATGTGCTGGTCGCTTTCGCGAAGGACGATCCGGATCGGAACGGCAAGAACGACACGTACGGACTCGGACTGTCCTCCGTCGATACGGGCATGCTGTACGGAGCGGCGATGGGCGTCGAATGGGACTCGACCGCATGGTACGAGAAGAACGACCGAGGCCAGCTCGTTCCCGGCCTGATTACGAACGGCAATAAAGAACAGGTTGATTTTCTGGCCAAGCTGTACGCGGCAGGAGCGCTGACGAAGGATTGGGCCGTCTCCAAGGCGAACGACGTGCGCAACGATTTCTTCAGCGGAAAGTACGGGATGTATTTCGAGCAGCCGTATGATTTCAGCGAGAAGCGGTTTGCTAGTCTGAGAACGCTCCAGCCGGCGGCGAAGCTGGCCGTCATACCGCCGTTCAAGCAGGACGACGGACAAAGCGGCTTTACATCCACGGGCAAAGGCTTCTATCAGATGATCATGCTGAATGCGAATTTGAAGGATAATCCGGAGAAGATCGACCGCATTCTGGGCATGCTCGATTATATGAGCGCTTGGATTCCATGGGAGGACCGTAACCCGCAAAATCCCGATTTTGACTGGCAATACGGCGGCGAAGGCAAAGGGTATGCGATGAAAGACGGCGTCGCGGTCGAGACGATCGACGGACAGGATTTGCGGCCGAAAAATTACTTGGTCGGGCGCTATTGGGCACCGAACGACGAGGCCGTGCAGCTGCCGGGCGCATTTACCGACCCGCTGGCGAAACAATTCGTGCAAGATGCGGTGAATACGCTGCAATCGGTCAAGTTTTATCAAAATCCCGTCGATGCGATCGTTTCGCCGCTGAAAGAAACGAACGAGGCTGAGCTAGAGCGGGATTTTAACGCACATGTGACCCGGATGATCGTGGGCAGCGAAAGCATGGCGAATTGGGATGCGGCGGTCAAATGGTATTTGGATGACGGCGGACAAGCGATCATCGACGAAGTGAATCGCATGCTTGATGAAGAGCAGATCCAACCGGGATGGGGATAG
- a CDS encoding 6-phosphogluconolactonase has protein sequence MCPIANQELYAWCKVPVEQLTAHPDRKIPLRIVTDSAEMGTAMAREFADDIRRANEEGRPYRAIVPCGPKAWYEPFAAIVNEEEISLRNMTVFHMDECLDWEGKPLAEGDPYNFRTFMERHFYGGIRPELAVPLEQRFFPLPAAMETIKARIAEAPIDLTLGGWGQDGHLAYNQARRHPYSAITVEQLRNSELRVQENNLDTIIALAHRTYGGAYQFVPPMSITLGMKECLSAKKVRIYSDTGAWKQTALRVALFSEESSEYPLTLLQTHPDALITATLETARHPIAENQDWAWTGVNA, from the coding sequence ATGTGTCCGATTGCGAATCAAGAGCTTTACGCGTGGTGCAAAGTTCCGGTTGAACAATTGACAGCGCATCCGGACCGGAAAATCCCGCTTCGGATCGTTACGGATTCGGCCGAAATGGGCACGGCGATGGCCAGGGAATTCGCAGACGACATCCGCCGGGCGAACGAAGAGGGTCGGCCGTACCGCGCAATCGTGCCTTGCGGGCCGAAGGCGTGGTATGAACCGTTCGCGGCGATCGTGAACGAAGAAGAAATCTCGCTGCGGAACATGACCGTGTTCCATATGGACGAATGTCTGGATTGGGAAGGAAAGCCGCTCGCGGAAGGCGATCCGTACAATTTCCGGACGTTCATGGAGCGGCACTTCTACGGCGGCATTCGTCCGGAGCTGGCCGTCCCGTTGGAACAGCGGTTTTTCCCGCTGCCAGCCGCGATGGAAACGATCAAAGCCCGCATCGCCGAGGCGCCGATCGATCTCACGCTTGGAGGCTGGGGCCAAGACGGCCACCTGGCCTACAATCAGGCGAGAAGACATCCGTATAGCGCCATTACGGTGGAGCAGCTGCGCAATTCGGAGCTTCGCGTGCAGGAGAATAACCTCGACACGATCATCGCGTTAGCCCATCGCACCTATGGCGGGGCTTACCAATTCGTGCCGCCGATGTCGATCACGCTGGGCATGAAAGAATGCTTGTCGGCCAAGAAAGTGCGCATCTACAGCGACACCGGCGCTTGGAAGCAAACCGCTTTGCGGGTCGCGCTCTTCTCGGAAGAAAGTTCGGAATACCCGCTGACATTGCTTCAAACGCATCCCGACGCGCTTATCACGGCGACGCTGGAAACGGCCAGGCATCCCATCGCGGAAAACCAGGACTGGGCGTGGACCGGGGTGAATGCATGA
- a CDS encoding carbohydrate kinase family protein, with the protein MNALRPIHGEASYRYARLIGTGGIGSGILFRLAGEQTLGRNESRLGELTEAQDYCKLHIICHYPAVLLQAGAANETGHGFELVPIGKVGADSEGESLIRQLRGSGMSVEHVGQVTGARTLFSVCFQYPDLAGGNITTSNGASSLVQPEDIERAFAGYAFTGQSDRFGANEIVLAAPEVPLPARMALLARGRARGSFTAASVLASEVAAFGEAGGWELTDLLAVNAEEARAIAAPDQERDSAGGGSSGSIVKGITSGSGSKDSDSKDSESRDIAVRCAAFLSRRNPRIKFVMTDGAAGCYSYAEGELIHTPPLRVAAVNTAGAGDAMLGGILSGLCCGLPFAKHADESHFGAEPLESAVELGTLLAALSVTSPHSIHPDASASRLAKFAREHRIALGKAFAYMLSTSET; encoded by the coding sequence ATGAACGCGCTTCGGCCAATCCATGGCGAGGCATCCTACCGGTATGCGCGATTGATCGGAACCGGGGGCATCGGCTCGGGCATCCTCTTCCGTCTCGCCGGCGAGCAGACGCTCGGCAGGAACGAAAGCCGGCTGGGCGAGCTGACGGAAGCGCAGGATTACTGCAAGCTCCATATCATCTGCCATTACCCGGCCGTACTGCTGCAAGCGGGAGCCGCGAACGAAACCGGGCATGGATTCGAGCTGGTTCCGATCGGCAAAGTAGGCGCGGATTCGGAAGGCGAGTCGCTTATTCGGCAGCTGCGCGGGTCCGGAATGTCCGTCGAGCATGTCGGCCAGGTGACGGGCGCTAGAACGCTTTTCAGCGTTTGCTTCCAATACCCCGATTTGGCAGGCGGCAATATTACGACGTCCAACGGCGCCAGCAGCCTCGTGCAGCCGGAGGATATCGAACGTGCTTTTGCCGGATATGCCTTCACCGGGCAGTCCGACCGCTTCGGCGCGAACGAGATCGTGCTTGCCGCTCCGGAAGTGCCGCTCCCGGCCCGAATGGCGCTGCTTGCGAGGGGCAGGGCGAGGGGGAGCTTCACCGCGGCATCGGTGCTCGCTTCCGAGGTCGCCGCCTTCGGGGAAGCCGGCGGCTGGGAGCTGACGGACCTGCTTGCGGTCAATGCGGAAGAAGCGCGCGCTATAGCCGCGCCGGATCAGGAGCGGGATTCAGCGGGGGGCGGCAGCAGCGGCAGCATCGTCAAGGGCATCACCAGCGGCAGCGGCAGCAAGGACAGCGATAGCAAGGACAGCGAAAGCAGAGACATCGCGGTGCGCTGCGCCGCGTTTCTGTCGCGCCGCAATCCGCGCATCAAATTCGTGATGACGGACGGCGCCGCCGGCTGCTACAGCTATGCCGAAGGCGAGCTGATCCATACGCCGCCGCTGCGCGTGGCCGCCGTCAACACGGCAGGCGCGGGCGACGCGATGCTGGGCGGCATCCTAAGCGGCCTCTGCTGCGGACTGCCATTCGCGAAGCATGCCGACGAATCGCATTTCGGCGCAGAGCCGCTCGAGAGCGCGGTCGAGCTCGGGACGCTGCTTGCCGCGCTCTCCGTCACATCCCCGCATTCGATTCATCCGGATGCGAGTGCAAGCAGGCTTGCCAAATTTGCCAGAGAGCACCGGATTGCGCTTGGCAAAGCGTTCGCTTATATGCTGTCGACTAGCGAAACATGA
- a CDS encoding beta-galactosidase translates to MEKQYDIAYDTGFGSSSPSRLMPAAGERLKLFFVPSVKHGREIVEFIRRTGVDFETVTFDRAWDLNKWGIGDYYDIRASVDDQHVMVENLERALTSEAHYDVLVIPAVNGWAHFTPATRQAVLRRVEAGAGLVLIRPFNGEDKPKSPELEALSPLVNLFEEGFAVDNNAGEGYPKVRFDLLQSGRWSASLTHYITRGIPLELLPSDQLAYYPYEAAGEVLIAAADGAPIAAVKPFGQGRVVAFGYYPRDILPQHKDYTGKESTFDAVIDEWKGARTDCPFAFLAYFYELVYRSVVWAAKREPDCALVVAERGDNSWTIRCEGSAAPDRIRYTIKDVLDGIVTEGNCGSDGMLDLPESLQDGGVFRIEVEALAAETVLDFATFVLEKPPTVSFAHASVSHETLTVGETVRAAFRLQGEPCLLVVRIIDDFGRVLEETETGLQNGETATHEYRATASKSMHITVEADVKRGGRILQRWSSGKIVVTPSQRRMDDFEVFTAPQNRGHGDFLDLVAERYREIGVTGLYPGSAKTLTMSGASGLGVYWYHRAPYVERKEQYYRTRDKQYLVRVPCLNDPAFWEEQRSKITKTVSAFKKFGPIAYFANDEGSLTCYTDEMDLCFCGHCMREMRVWLRQEYANLGQLNDAWGTAFGSWEDIVPYTREEARKTRRFAPWTDHRRFMEHTFVDAYRKIASLVQGADEGGVIRMSGCQASTAYSGYDYYRLHQYVGYFEAYGVGNQYEFHRSFAKPGTIIGGWFGYGVDGVNAQYGVWHAVYHGLTLCNLFWEYSLLNPDYSLSRSAQDLSAPFREIREEGIGKLLLHVAKRDHCGIALHYSMASVRGTAIIGDKTRFESNRQGWIDMLEDLGYQYDFIATQQIEAGELTAKGIKLLVLPYSIALSERETAAITQFVNEGGTVMGDFQTGLMDQHGQTLESGMLDSLFGIERLSTEAEPFYINDSFVANADFSYFRPDEAFEDERMAEFGTRTKEGQPAYRDDFMRQVVAVNMREQGDGKAVYLNIPLSNYPKLRLQDGESDALRKLIRQLIGLTGAAKPASLTRDDGSPLEAGCESFYYASGEAAYVAVLRKLNRSQALGHDGLAVGAGEKRQRAADGMRFAFAKKAHVYDVRERRYVGYTDEAAFDLAEGDTKLFALLPCRATGLQIDAASQWKRGRTAIARFTLASGEPHRFASVLTVHATGPDGSREWLYSDNIYAERGECTHEFAIPVNARTGNWTITVKDTATGIEASHVAVVLD, encoded by the coding sequence GTGGAAAAGCAATACGACATCGCGTACGATACCGGCTTCGGCAGCTCTTCTCCAAGCCGGCTGATGCCGGCTGCGGGAGAACGATTGAAGCTGTTTTTCGTTCCGAGCGTCAAGCATGGACGCGAAATCGTCGAATTCATCCGCCGTACCGGCGTCGATTTCGAAACGGTCACGTTCGACCGGGCATGGGATTTGAACAAGTGGGGAATCGGCGATTATTACGATATCCGCGCCTCGGTCGACGACCAGCACGTGATGGTCGAGAACCTTGAACGCGCGCTGACCTCGGAGGCGCACTACGATGTGCTCGTCATTCCGGCGGTGAACGGCTGGGCGCATTTCACGCCGGCGACCCGGCAGGCGGTTCTTCGGCGCGTGGAAGCCGGCGCGGGGCTCGTGCTGATCCGGCCCTTCAACGGCGAAGACAAGCCGAAATCGCCGGAGCTCGAAGCGTTGTCGCCGCTCGTCAACTTGTTCGAGGAAGGCTTCGCCGTCGACAACAACGCCGGCGAAGGCTATCCGAAGGTGCGGTTCGATCTGCTTCAATCCGGCCGCTGGTCAGCGTCCTTGACGCATTACATCACGCGCGGCATACCGCTGGAGCTGCTGCCGAGCGATCAGTTGGCTTATTATCCGTACGAGGCAGCCGGCGAAGTGCTGATCGCAGCAGCCGACGGCGCGCCGATCGCAGCCGTCAAGCCGTTCGGACAGGGACGCGTCGTCGCATTCGGCTATTATCCGCGCGACATTCTGCCGCAGCATAAAGATTACACGGGGAAGGAGTCGACGTTCGACGCCGTCATCGATGAATGGAAAGGCGCTCGGACCGATTGTCCATTCGCCTTCCTCGCCTATTTCTACGAGCTGGTTTACCGCAGCGTCGTCTGGGCCGCTAAGCGCGAGCCGGATTGCGCGCTCGTCGTCGCGGAGCGCGGCGATAACAGCTGGACGATCCGCTGCGAAGGCTCCGCGGCGCCCGACCGGATCCGGTATACGATCAAAGACGTCTTAGACGGGATCGTAACCGAAGGCAATTGCGGTTCCGACGGCATGCTCGATCTGCCAGAGTCGCTGCAGGACGGAGGCGTATTTCGAATCGAAGTCGAAGCGCTCGCGGCGGAGACGGTGCTGGATTTCGCCACGTTCGTGCTGGAGAAACCGCCTACAGTGTCGTTCGCGCACGCTTCCGTCAGCCATGAAACGCTGACGGTCGGCGAGACGGTTCGCGCGGCCTTCCGCCTGCAAGGCGAGCCTTGCCTGCTCGTCGTCCGAATCATAGACGATTTCGGCCGGGTGCTCGAGGAAACGGAAACCGGGCTGCAAAACGGAGAGACGGCAACGCACGAGTACCGAGCGACCGCTTCCAAATCGATGCATATCACGGTAGAGGCCGACGTGAAGCGAGGCGGGCGCATCCTGCAGCGCTGGTCCTCCGGCAAGATCGTCGTCACGCCGTCGCAGCGGCGAATGGACGACTTCGAAGTGTTCACGGCGCCGCAAAACCGGGGGCATGGCGACTTCCTCGATCTCGTAGCCGAGCGTTACCGCGAAATCGGCGTCACCGGGCTATATCCCGGCAGCGCAAAGACGCTGACCATGTCAGGCGCCTCGGGACTCGGCGTGTACTGGTACCATCGGGCACCGTACGTGGAACGGAAGGAGCAGTACTACCGGACCCGCGATAAGCAATATCTGGTCCGCGTGCCTTGCCTGAACGATCCTGCGTTCTGGGAAGAGCAGCGCAGCAAGATTACGAAGACCGTGTCCGCGTTCAAGAAATTCGGTCCGATCGCTTATTTCGCCAACGACGAAGGCTCGCTCACCTGCTACACCGACGAGATGGATCTCTGTTTCTGCGGTCACTGCATGCGCGAGATGCGCGTCTGGCTGCGGCAGGAATACGCCAATCTCGGACAGCTCAACGACGCATGGGGCACGGCGTTCGGAAGCTGGGAGGACATCGTCCCTTATACGCGCGAGGAAGCGAGAAAGACGCGGCGTTTCGCCCCGTGGACCGACCATCGGCGTTTCATGGAGCATACATTCGTCGACGCGTATCGCAAAATCGCCTCTCTGGTGCAAGGCGCCGACGAAGGCGGTGTCATCCGAATGTCCGGCTGCCAGGCGTCAACCGCCTATTCCGGCTACGATTATTACCGTCTGCATCAATATGTCGGGTATTTCGAAGCGTACGGCGTCGGCAATCAATACGAGTTTCACCGCTCGTTCGCCAAGCCGGGCACGATTATCGGCGGCTGGTTCGGTTACGGCGTCGACGGCGTAAACGCGCAATACGGCGTCTGGCATGCCGTCTACCATGGCTTGACGCTCTGCAATCTGTTCTGGGAGTACAGCCTGCTGAATCCCGATTATTCGCTTAGCCGCAGCGCCCAAGATTTGAGCGCGCCATTCCGGGAAATCCGCGAGGAAGGCATCGGCAAGCTGCTGCTGCATGTCGCGAAACGCGATCATTGCGGCATTGCGCTTCATTATTCGATGGCATCCGTTCGCGGCACGGCCATCATCGGCGACAAGACGCGCTTCGAGAGCAACCGCCAAGGCTGGATCGACATGCTGGAGGACCTTGGTTATCAATATGATTTCATCGCCACCCAGCAAATCGAAGCAGGCGAGCTGACGGCCAAAGGCATAAAGCTGCTCGTGCTTCCCTACTCCATCGCGCTGAGCGAACGGGAGACGGCCGCTATTACGCAGTTCGTCAACGAAGGCGGCACCGTTATGGGGGATTTCCAGACCGGCCTGATGGATCAGCATGGTCAAACGCTTGAAAGCGGCATGCTGGACAGCTTGTTCGGTATCGAGCGGCTGTCGACGGAGGCCGAGCCGTTCTATATCAACGACAGCTTCGTGGCTAACGCCGATTTCTCGTATTTTAGACCGGACGAAGCGTTCGAGGACGAACGCATGGCCGAGTTCGGCACGCGGACGAAGGAAGGACAACCGGCGTACCGCGACGATTTCATGCGTCAAGTCGTCGCCGTGAATATGCGGGAGCAGGGAGACGGCAAAGCCGTTTATCTCAACATTCCGCTGTCCAATTATCCGAAGCTGCGCTTGCAGGACGGTGAGAGTGACGCGCTGCGCAAGCTGATCCGCCAACTGATAGGGCTGACAGGCGCCGCTAAGCCGGCATCGCTGACGCGCGACGACGGCAGCCCTCTCGAGGCAGGCTGCGAAAGCTTCTATTACGCGAGCGGCGAAGCAGCTTATGTCGCCGTCTTGCGGAAGCTGAATCGCAGCCAGGCGCTCGGGCATGACGGATTAGCCGTCGGCGCGGGCGAGAAGCGGCAGCGTGCAGCCGATGGGATGCGCTTCGCGTTCGCGAAGAAGGCGCATGTGTATGACGTTCGCGAGCGCCGGTATGTCGGCTATACCGACGAGGCGGCATTTGATTTGGCCGAAGGCGATACGAAGCTGTTCGCGCTGCTGCCTTGCCGGGCAACCGGCCTGCAGATCGATGCAGCAAGCCAGTGGAAGCGAGGCCGAACGGCCATTGCGCGCTTCACGCTCGCATCCGGCGAACCGCATCGATTCGCCAGCGTGTTGACCGTTCACGCGACCGGTCCCGACGGCAGCCGCGAATGGCTCTACTCCGACAACATCTATGCGGAACGCGGCGAGTGTACCCATGAGTTCGCGATTCCGGTCAACGCCCGAACGGGGAACTGGACGATTACGGTGAAAGATACGGCAACGGGCATCGAGGCTTCGCATGTGGCAGTTGTTCTGGATTAA